The DNA segment TAGACAAGCATTGCTCTTAAAATAGATTCTTAAGAAACAGAGTATTTTATAGTGTTCTGTGAAGCTGCATGTTGATTGAATTCTCTTTAGAAAAAGGTTGTTGTGTCGAGGAAATGATTTACTTGTTACACCTTACATCATGTACTTAGACATATCCACCGACATGTTACATACTGctttaaacaatatatacaaTACATCATACCCATCAAAATGCAGCCCACCATTTTAGTTATCGTCTGCACAAAATCTAACAATGATATTTACTGCCTAACTGTATTTGTCAGCTTTTGGTTGCATAGTATAGCCCTTAGTCTACATAGAAGTTTGCTTCCCTAAAATTAACTCTTGTCTATCATCTGGCTTACCTGTGCTTCCACGAAATAAATCACCATTGAAATGTCCATCTCATTAATGGCAATAGAACTATCTATTTAGTTAATGTGTGTCCACGTGAACAAGATCAGCACCAACACTTGtgacgatatatatatatatatattttttcttgtgATGATATTTTTGAAATTCTCAGATACACAAACCTAGGTTTTAACCAGTAACGACTCTCGAATATATATAGAGGAACAactgatcattttatttacaaaaatcaatcaacttttatttttgttaaacgTAACTCGTCAATATCAACATGTGTGTTACttttctaattaaaaaaaatttgttttggaAAGCTAGTTGTAATGATTTCATAATCCACTATTTTATCTGGTATATGAAACATATATATCAATGTGTTTAATTTCAGATATATAACCAggattatgaaaaaatatttgaaaaatcaaGTTCAtgataagtttcaaaaaaaaaaatcaagttcatgataaaaaaatctagttCATGATAAAAAGTCCAGTTCATGATTAACAAACTAAATGTTAATAAAAAATTGACATTTATTGTTTTTCTTGAGAAAAGGCtttctaaaaaaacatttattgttACTTTTGAAGAcgatataaaagaaaaaacaattcaCGAACAAACTAAAAGTATTGAATTGTGGTTTTTTTTCTGTGGTTGGGTTATATAGGCATTGACAATGCTATTGATCAGGTTACGTTTTTAACCTTTTATGTACAAATTCAAAAGTTTAGGGTTACACACATTTTTTGCTTAAATTTGGGTTACGCACATTTGAGATAGTTCTTTGTTAAGTTGTAACTGAATACATGAcatacttttatattttatttgattctcacgttgttgtgtgtgtgtttttttaatgAGATTCAGTAGATAACAAAAAGTAAAGATGTGAAATAACATTGATTGGTAAGTTTCGTGATATAATTGTGTGAAATCGAGAAGTTGAAAGAAAGAGTGATGGTGTGAAAGTAAAAATGAGGAGAGTCCTTTtgggaagaaaaaaattaaatgcgTTTGATTGAAATCAATAGTTGCTATAGTACTAAGTAGTTAGTAGGAGGAAGCAAACAAGCATGGGTTCTGTTTTCACTTGTTCACTTACTTTTAAAGTCGCACTGCCAAACTCATTACAGTTTCCATGTTCTTTGTTTCAAAGGTTTGTCCGATACTCTCTTCTTCATAATGAAACACTACATATGTAACGTATATACAAAAGCTCTTTAAGTGATTAAAATTGTTTGGAACATGACCATATCCATTAGTAAATTAAGTTTTTCGTACTCATACTAAGATCAACTGATGACATCAAGTAATATGAACCTTGAGAGATACTAAGATCAACTGATGACATCAAGTAATATGAACTATAATATAAATTACACCATATTAATTAAGCTTGAAATCTACCTTTCGAATCTAGAGCCACTTGTAAGGGAGATAACATACATAAGAAGGCAAGTAAGAGTATCATGTTGTTTTTCTGGTGAGTCGTAGCAGAATGTTTGGGTTTTATTCATaaagaaaaaatctatttaatatttattttattaaattacaaCTGGTCAGCTTTACTGTTACCATAAATGAGTCCACAGGTTCACTTAATGAGGCTGAGGATGATGAATCTTCATATCAGAGACATAAATGAAtaacctctctttttttttatcgtagCGACTAGCGAGAACGAGATAAAGACGGACATGCATGATTTCCACATAATTacctaattatttttaaacaatattattTAAGTTACATGCTTGATTTTATTTGTTCTTTTATGCATTATAGGCTTATagcttatatataaattttatccaCTCTAATTCTTTTTGCCCCTTTTATCAAACGTCGCTATTTATAACAGTCGACATATTTGCTTTCCTTCATATTATATCctcatcaaacaaacaaaaaacattttgaCTAAAATAGAAAATGAAGATCAAGGGATTAATATTGGCTTCTTCTCTCCTGATTATTGCATTCATTCATCATTCGGAATCAGCTTCAATGCGGAGTTTGCTAATGAAGAATGGAACGTACGAAGATGAAGAAGCACAAGTTCTAAAGTTCGACTCCACGGAGATGATCACTAACACTACAGCTGTGGAGTCAAAACGGATAATTCCCACGGGTCCAAATCCACTTCACAACAGGTAACTTTGATCATTCGAGAACAAGATATGTTACGTGCATGttgttctttttgttgttgttatgatCTATGATCGTATTGTCTAATGTAATGATGAATGTATGatatacattttataatttacgTTAACTACTCGATATTCTTTGCCTTTCCACACATATTTGTTTAAAACTTTGTTTCAAAGTGACTTAAAGAAACCATATGATATCATACCGCAACCAAATATACCCTATGGTTGGCTAAGTAGTGGAAA comes from the Brassica rapa cultivar Chiifu-401-42 chromosome A01, CAAS_Brap_v3.01, whole genome shotgun sequence genome and includes:
- the LOC103832033 gene encoding CLAVATA3/ESR (CLE)-related protein 19: MKIKGLILASSLLIIAFIHHSESASMRSLLMKNGTYEDEEAQVLKFDSTEMITNTTAVESKRIIPTGPNPLHNR